From the genome of Granulicella arctica, one region includes:
- a CDS encoding IS110 family RNA-guided transposase, with amino-acid sequence MEYFVGIDWGTQTHRIAMIDRHGRVIEQFDAEHSGEGLVVLVNKLKQRTACEPALVAIGVEVAWGALVETLVESGFSVFSINPKQVDRFRDRFTVAGAKDDARDALVLASALLTDRQSFKRVEIDSPELIRLRELSRFQDELKAELRRATNRLWQQLHRYYPQMLVVSPAADDRLMWDLLEAAPTPTAGAKISSLRVQRLLKANRIRKLTVDEVLSALKTVPLALAPGAAEAACEHVLLLLPHVKLLDEQLRQVGNRIKNLLTAMTEANAGTSMPPCDAELILSIPGVGPTVAAALLTEASRPIRERDYESLRCYAGTAPVTKQSGKRRVVGMRQACSPRLRNAVFYWATSSLCCDSRSRRQYDALRAAGHLHARALRGLADRLLGVLIALLKTQKTFDRAKRAGTLASNPLITAMA; translated from the coding sequence TTGGAATACTTCGTCGGGATCGACTGGGGAACGCAGACTCACCGCATCGCCATGATCGACAGGCATGGTCGAGTGATCGAGCAGTTTGACGCAGAACACAGCGGTGAAGGCCTCGTGGTCCTGGTCAACAAACTCAAACAACGAACCGCATGCGAACCCGCTCTGGTCGCCATCGGCGTTGAGGTCGCCTGGGGTGCCCTCGTGGAGACTCTGGTCGAAAGTGGCTTTTCCGTGTTCTCGATCAATCCCAAGCAGGTTGATCGCTTCCGTGATCGTTTCACCGTTGCCGGAGCAAAGGATGATGCCCGAGACGCGCTCGTGCTGGCTAGCGCCCTGCTCACCGACAGGCAGAGCTTTAAGCGGGTTGAGATCGACTCCCCCGAGCTGATTCGGCTACGTGAGCTTTCACGGTTCCAGGATGAGCTGAAAGCCGAGCTCAGACGCGCGACCAACCGACTATGGCAGCAGCTACATCGCTACTACCCGCAGATGCTGGTGGTCAGCCCGGCTGCAGACGACCGACTTATGTGGGACCTGCTAGAAGCAGCACCAACGCCGACCGCAGGCGCAAAGATCAGTTCCCTTCGAGTTCAACGCCTCCTCAAGGCGAATCGCATCCGGAAGCTTACAGTGGATGAGGTGCTTTCAGCTTTAAAGACCGTTCCCCTTGCCTTGGCTCCAGGTGCAGCCGAGGCAGCCTGTGAGCATGTTCTACTCCTGCTTCCCCACGTCAAGCTCTTGGACGAGCAGTTGCGGCAGGTCGGAAACCGCATCAAAAATCTCCTAACCGCCATGACTGAGGCGAATGCTGGAACGAGCATGCCGCCGTGCGACGCCGAACTGATCCTGTCGATTCCAGGTGTAGGCCCAACCGTCGCCGCCGCTCTTCTGACAGAAGCTTCCCGACCAATCCGAGAACGGGATTACGAGTCTCTGCGCTGCTACGCTGGCACGGCTCCGGTGACCAAGCAAAGCGGCAAGAGAAGGGTCGTCGGTATGCGTCAGGCGTGTAGTCCCCGCTTACGCAACGCAGTCTTCTACTGGGCAACAAGCAGCCTTTGCTGCGACAGCAGGAGCCGAAGGCAGTACGACGCATTGCGGGCAGCAGGCCACCTTCACGCACGAGCACTGCGCGGTTTGGCCGACAGACTGCTAGGCGTCCTAATTGCTTTGCTGAAGACGCAGAAAACCTTTGATCGAGCAAAACGAGCCGGCACTTTGGCTAGTAACCCTCTGATCACCGCTATGGCATGA